acctcggttcttagcctgagaaactatctcttggtgattagtagtcataacatccgatctttctttacacatgtgtagatacactttacactcttatcacatgtcttttttttgttatcagtgctaggattgtgccttagatagctagattgacatctccattttgctgtgagcttctactgtcttgcacatgtcacatttcatggaatatgagcttatattttgtcctagaactttgtaggtacgttctaaacaaaccttcacgagacttcactcgtccactagggacacttagtggtttaaaaggcttagtgcatacgctaaatgcattcgagagaccagcgacagtggtatatgtcggatttccttagttttgttttacttgaggacaagtaaaattcaggtttgggggtatttgatgagtgctaaaaactgcatatttctatatatttttcttggcatttaactcatcttttgtgcattaattctacattttatcccatattctgtattttctttgttttcaagaataaatatttttattaattaattttgcatttttaggtaataaataaagtttggatgaatagcggagcggaaaagagcagaaaagcggtgaaaagccgggaggaattacacaaggaagccgcgaagaatgttgtgcacaagaccaaaaggctagaagtgggcttgaagaggaagaattgttcttaaagaagatatgggcttggcatacccaaggcccaaaaccctcacccaaatccatttcatatatccatacccgtttccctttctagccgtcagattggatcatctcagcatcctacggtcgcagcattgccagtacatcaaagtctgaagctcctgtcaaacactacaacacctaactccatcttgagccgtcagttttgttgtatcaggcatccgacggtcgataccatcctcttcacttgtagccgttagatcaatctatcatttccgcatcccacggctgagcttcgcaaatcatcaagcttgctatccccgccacacacccaagcacctaacacctataccccgcaccaaacaaccccttctcctattctccatcgaatccatcttctcctccactccgctgcagagaaaacccatgtccgccatcaccataaccaccacctcaaccaccaccatctcctctaaAATCAACCAACTCCACCTGCTCgaacatcatcaccccctctttctagccccctatttgattgatatttcttctcacctttctctgaaaccctagaagaaaaatcaatcgattaggcgagtctagagtagcaattgacacatgggaatggagcaaaggaccaaggggaagaatgggtcgaagtcagaatcaattttcagagagttggtgagttttaatttcacttttggtgaaaccctaatttttgggaattttggggattatgcttgcatgtataaattgagtgCTTGGGGTGTAATTTTAactatgcccggagtagccggtgcaccaagttgtagaatttaattttagttcatgttctaaattaatctgctagagtttggatgaaacccttaatcacatgttaagataattcaagttCATCTTATTGTTCTTATAATGCTTCATGGCTTTAGAGATGCTAGTTAGctacattgatcaaatgaacctgtgataagttgtactgtaagaagacagtttatgctagttagctacatttcctggctttgtgatagcatctcctggctcttccttaatatactaagggtttcctctaagctagctattctattctcagatgggttctgggtctgacctgaagagtttttagtataaccaaaacctgggggaggctgagaattactagactgaccttgattctggcccttagaccaagagaaattaggatggtttctccaaccagggttgtaggtttctgagtatgggtcaaacttctgatggttctcaaacctagcattgttatagacagcatgggctttctCTTCACTGACCTggccttcccaaaatgaattatcgggatctattccacaactagagacttgagaggctctattaggttcaacaagggacctatttttagactgacccatttctaaagcttctaaccttctggacaaagaagcaaacttagcatctgacgcaaaactcgtatctaccatattggtgctacttctattgaccaagagtcttttagggggttcaacacaagattcccactgttgggatttttcagcgatagctcctaagaaggtaaaagcatcatcagcatttttactagtgaactcaccagcgcacatagactcaaccatggctttggtcgaatagtctaaaccatcgtaaataatctgtacgagtttcatattatcaaatccatggtgaggacactgagataggagatcattgaatcgctctaaaaacctataaagagactctccctcttgttgcacactagcactaattttctgcctaacagctgcagttttatgcttagggtagaatttcatatagaaggcagcgataagttcctgccatgtttctatggattcagacggtaggttgttcagccaggtcttggctttgtctctcaaagaaaagggaaacatcttaagtttcaagacttcatcggtaaggtcctttatcctaattgtcccacagatttcctcaaagtccctaatatgaaaataagggttctcatcatcttttcctaagaatatagggatcatctgaagaatactaggttttatctcaaaattagccgtagtggctggcaatttaatgcatgaagctcggttggtcctagttgggaacatgtaatctttcaaagtttccatcgctggcacaacagaagtactaggggtactatcctcacaaagagacagattctctaaacagaagtttccaaaaacagggctctcaaaagaagaatcttcgagttccctgcttaaatcagaagaactactaggtttttcgctaatcaatcgacctagagtatctcttttccaagccctaaaaaaatcgggcatacactaaaaagaattcaaaaagaaataaaaatactaacaagaaggttctagcaatcacatagcaggctgactcgactttaccacagcaaacctaaagatttctagcaaacaacaagcatgatggctccacttagattgtttctagaccagcttctaatccttcgaaagggaattcgttacaatttaagcaaacccctatggaatcaatccgagttaaagcaagttgaatcgaggcgagggaagctcagtggagctttgatacccaaaacctcaccgatcctatgcggcgcagtcacgcattcaactcgcataaaccgtcaagaactttgaggtgtgcttaaaagagtaaccaatatttttcgaatgattgtcctgttaagctcgataccctataggtctctttctaatcagattttaaagcttgggttcgcgttaggttttgttttcctaaggcgggcaagaagggagcgatgatgaaatccgaacccttatcttatatggtccagtccttgccctttactaggaatttaaaaacagtccatattcaagtcctcagcatatattcaccttaaggagtccagtaacccgcttgcaggagattcgcgggtgtttagaattttacctcccgtaccagacgggcgaagaaccgctgaagtcgactcgggccacgactcctatgccgtgtgcgaacccgaggggccgagacgatattgtaaccgtcgtccttccctgcaaacagtttatatttaagggtacccttccgtagggtttaaaaataaaaataaaaatgccccaaaattaatgtccaaagtccataaaaaaaaatacaaaagaaaagaaagtctaaaaaaaattacaaaaataaaaatgtctctctttttttctttctctctttttaacaaaataaagaaaatcttcttcttttcgctCCTACTtcaaaaatctgtaaggaaacaaaaaaaaacccaaaaacgtaaagaagaccaaaaataataaaaaaaaaaaaatctaaaaaaaatgctacctaaacacaggtccgcatcggcggcgccaaaaatttgatggattttcaaatggttgtagaaatagtggtaaaaaggttcttttcagacttgtgaagaaaacaatttttctagatttaaattaaacacgcaaataaataaaatagttcaaacctttagagaaaaacaccaagacttggattccaccattgatccattatttgataaattctaataattaatattcatgcaatttttcttttagagtgattctaatattatgccttttgtagatttttgaagtaataaatgtaaacaccaagcatgaaacatcaagagtcttaaactaagcatgctccatcaaaatgaatcacaattattcaataaaaatcaattttccaataaaaattccatgcaaataatcatgtaataatattgcaaataaattataaagttagaattataccataaataaggaccaatggcttcctccgtcgccttggctaagggttttagctcctcatcccaaaaacacactcacaagataaattcatggctaaaataggtgtttttattgatgtataagatgaaacaggaaattgtAATGCTgtgaaagtgttacagcgtcaccgttacaaaggggtcactgttacaaaagagtatggtaatttaagactgctgtaaacgataactatccactgctgtgaaacaacaacagtggtattgaaaataagtctgctgaagaacgacggactctgcgagtctgttcttcgtgttcttcagaagctttaatggcagcagcagcagcagcgctgtctcctctataattgcttctcctaggctctcatcgactctaaactctctcctccgGTTTTccaaacttttctttgatgtaaaccaacacttatatagcccaacagatccataaatctcgactaaatatgtgattattctttttcttcttctcatgcagttgaaacgataatcgcttctgttgagctttttcacgtgctgtaggctataaaatagctaccaaactcttccataatcttgaataggaccatgtacatgttaatccagcgtcaaagtcctccagaaatctctcaaaaatattctaaaaacccaacagagaacacgtctctctgttggaaactttgaaaccctctctcagccattccagcccaattggttggttccaatcgattgtactaggcctgtttagtccatccaagtccagtccaactgatttcggcgattgaatctcgttaaaactccatcaaaattcgattatcaatctgccagtgaacttcccgccaattttccaattcaaaacgtgaagaaggtgggtgcccttatcctgtgctgttctccctttagcagctgcctggaaataggtcaccccttagtaattaggttaccccttatccaaaatcgagggtccgtatagtgatttctctggggcattttccgcactttttcggggttcctccggggtatttctgggtgtctccaacatacttttggggtgcttctggtagttatcacggaggtccaaatgccgcatttttagccaatttcgccataaagccttattcttccaaaaacacctacaaatacataaaataaccgaataagtacaatatcgagtactaacaatatatacaaatgagctatattagacacataaatgcgtctatcacataaTTCTACCAAATCCCATACATCCATAAATTTCACCTtttaaattctacatccaaagaGTACCATCAAGTGGTCTGATGGTTCTCAAGCTTCCTTCCCAGAAGAGATTGGGAATCGAACCCTAGTAATAGCATAAATCCTAAGCTTGTAATAGCATAAATCCTAAGCTAATGCCTTAGGTGTAATTCTAGGGACCAACCTATATAAAAAGAAAGCAAAATCTACATCCAAGCCCACCATTACCTGAGTTTgccgattaaaaaaaaaagaatagtcaGAACTCAGAACTCGAGCAAGAAATTTCTGTCCAGTTAATACAGCCAATTTTTGAGCCCATGCTAAGGTAAGCCCAACAGTAATTCTTAAGATATTCATCCTAAATGACTAAATTAACCACTAACATAGTGCACCATCAAGCGTCATTTTAAGGGCATAGTCGTCTTCTTACAGAACAGAAATCTCTATCTGAAAAACCCTAGGGTATATATATTAAAATCACAAACCCTTGTGCAGTCTCTCTCTTTTCTTCCTCTCTCGCAAATCTTCGTCTGCAAATCATTTCTGGGCGATTCTCAACCATTTTGATTCACCATGCCTCCAAAGATGGATCCAACGCAGATAGTAGAAGTATACGTGAGAGTAACAGGTGGTGAAGTAGGAGCAGCAAGTTCTTTAGCACCAAAAATCGGTCCACTGGGTTTATCACCAAAGAAAATCGGTGAAGATATTGCTAAAGAAACAGCCAGAGACTGGAAGGGTTTGAGAGTAACAGTGAAGCTAACAGTGCAGAATAGACAAGCTAAAGTATCAGTAGTACCATCAGCAGCAGCATTAGTAATCAAAGCATTGAAAGAACCAGAAAGAGATAGGAAGAAAGTTAAGAATATCAAACATACTGGTAATATCTCTTTTGATGATGTTATTGAAATTGCTAAAGTCATGAAACCTAGATCTATGGCTAAGGATTTGAGTGGAACTGTTAAGGAGATTTTGGGGACTTGTGTTTCTGTTGGGTGCACTGTTGATTCTAAAGACCCTAAAGATGTTCAGGAGCAGATTGATAATGGTGATGTTGAGGTTCCTGATCTTGATTGAAGTAATGGGTGTCTTTTGAGGGTTGGATTTTCCAGGTACAAACATAagaattttaggttttttttttttttttttttttttttttttttttcttatagccTTAATGGAGGAATTTCAGATACTTAACTGAAAAACATTTTGGAAATGTGAATTTTGAACATCTTAGGGTTTTGGTTTATTTACTGCACAAGATTAATTCGTGGTAATATAAATTGATTTGTGGTGGTTAGTCTCTTTTAATTTTCAAGTAATATGTGTTCATCGTATCTTCATGTTTCAATTGTAATAGCCTGTTAGAAAACTGGGTATTACAAATGTGAATTTTAGGGCTAACCCCATTGCAGTGTGTTTTACATTTCAGAAACTTGAATTTCAGTTGTCTATACCTGTGTCATTATGTGTCTGATTCACCAGGTTTTAGATTGGACACCATTTTGAGCTTATTTAAGCGATTGACTTGAATCTACAGTAGCATAAGTTGCTTAGGATTCTTTTGCACATCCTTGCTTGTTCATTTTATATGCTTATTTTAGACCTTAAATGGCTTAACCCATCTGATATAATTGATCCAATAGAACTAGAATATGGTTTTTGTAGATAGCAATGTGAAAATGAATTTGGAATGAGAATCTGGGGACTGATTGTTTAATCTATTATTTTAGAGCTGGAAGAGCTGAAAGTATATTTAGTTCTCTACTTACGTTTGA
This portion of the Papaver somniferum cultivar HN1 chromosome 11, ASM357369v1, whole genome shotgun sequence genome encodes:
- the LOC113321037 gene encoding 60S ribosomal protein L12-3, coding for MPPKMDPTQIVEVYVRVTGGEVGAASSLAPKIGPLGLSPKKIGEDIAKETARDWKGLRVTVKLTVQNRQAKVSVVPSAAALVIKALKEPERDRKKVKNIKHTGNISFDDVIEIAKVMKPRSMAKDLSGTVKEILGTCVSVGCTVDSKDPKDVQEQIDNGDVEVPDLD